A part of Pseudobdellovibrionaceae bacterium genomic DNA contains:
- a CDS encoding helix-turn-helix transcriptional regulator translates to MLKDVLIKEGLSNREAEVAELVTQGLSNKEVANRLFVTEKTVKFHLTNIYKKMNVKSRAQLIVWCLPNMSFTEQAPEGTDNRDSGKTISNINVPVAGNGDINTKPFSEDDGVTPDIIPGQANKSGYSF, encoded by the coding sequence ATGCTTAAAGATGTATTAATTAAAGAAGGTCTTTCTAATAGAGAAGCTGAGGTTGCAGAATTAGTAACTCAAGGTTTATCAAACAAAGAAGTTGCAAATCGTTTATTTGTAACTGAGAAAACTGTTAAATTCCATTTAACAAACATCTATAAAAAAATGAATGTAAAGTCTCGTGCGCAATTGATCGTATGGTGCTTACCTAATATGTCTTTCACTGAGCAAGCTCCTGAAGGAACTGATAACAGAGACAGTGGAAAAACAATTTCTAACATTAACGTACCTGTTGCAGGAAATGGTGATATCAATACAAAGCCTTTTTCTGAGGACGATGGCGTAACGCCAGATATTATTCCTGGTCAAGCTAATAAGTCTGGTTACTCGTTCTAG
- a CDS encoding acyl-CoA thioesterase, with protein sequence MSWIDIAAAISAQRYSKTTVVTASIDALSFEAPVYAGWVVNLKAKVNYAGRTSVEVGVRVDAENTKTGEKFKTASAYLTFVAIDDEGKPVSVPQLILESEEDKRRHKEAEIRRKNRLKHKAELQK encoded by the coding sequence ATGTCTTGGATAGACATTGCCGCAGCCATCTCGGCCCAACGTTACTCTAAAACTACAGTAGTCACTGCAAGTATCGACGCTTTAAGTTTTGAAGCCCCTGTGTACGCAGGTTGGGTTGTCAATTTAAAGGCTAAGGTCAATTACGCAGGACGAACTTCAGTGGAAGTAGGTGTACGTGTCGATGCTGAAAACACCAAAACAGGTGAGAAGTTTAAAACTGCTAGTGCCTATCTCACTTTTGTGGCTATTGATGATGAAGGCAAACCTGTGTCTGTGCCGCAGTTGATCTTAGAGTCAGAAGAAGACAAACGCCGCCATAAAGAGGCAGAAATTCGCCGCAAAAATCGCCTCAAACACAAAGCCGAACTGCAAAAGTAA
- a CDS encoding phosphate acyltransferase yields the protein MINKVKSYNKKTKTKPRIVLPEGNSRKVLRAVQQVLEEGFAHPVIIGNRNTILKRADKNELYLIKNAEIISPEDHPRFREYAQELFKLRCRRGLLQSEVDSLLKDPHYFAAMMVRMGDADGVVSGASQSYAKCVKPLLEAVGVCKDRRAAGANIVLIDGKMFFFADTTMCINPNAETLAHIALDVADLATSYGQTPRVAMLSYTNFSGDTEGAAKMKFAAELAKKYRPDLIVDGEMQADAAVNPTILNRLFPFSELKDGGANILVFPNLDAANISYKIIQQLSHAEVVGPLLLGMKKPCNIVQRTGLVGDIVNALALVAHDITQRQTQPEIYAH from the coding sequence TTGATCAACAAAGTTAAAAGTTATAATAAAAAAACTAAAACGAAACCCCGCATTGTTTTACCAGAAGGAAACAGTCGTAAAGTACTCCGCGCCGTGCAACAGGTTTTAGAAGAAGGCTTTGCCCACCCTGTCATCATTGGAAACAGAAACACCATTTTAAAAAGAGCCGATAAAAACGAACTGTATTTGATCAAAAATGCTGAAATCATCAGCCCCGAAGATCATCCCAGATTTAGAGAGTACGCCCAGGAACTTTTTAAACTTCGTTGTCGTCGTGGACTTTTACAATCCGAAGTGGACTCGCTTCTTAAAGATCCCCATTATTTTGCAGCCATGATGGTCAGAATGGGAGACGCTGATGGTGTTGTATCTGGAGCATCACAAAGTTACGCTAAATGCGTAAAACCACTTCTTGAAGCAGTGGGTGTGTGTAAAGACAGGCGCGCTGCGGGAGCTAACATTGTTTTGATTGACGGTAAAATGTTCTTCTTTGCCGACACCACCATGTGCATTAACCCTAATGCAGAAACTTTAGCCCACATTGCTTTAGATGTCGCAGATCTTGCCACCAGTTATGGACAAACACCACGCGTGGCTATGCTGTCTTACACTAATTTTTCTGGCGACACAGAAGGGGCAGCAAAAATGAAATTTGCTGCAGAACTTGCTAAAAAATATCGTCCTGATCTTATTGTCGACGGAGAGATGCAAGCTGATGCTGCCGTCAACCCTACCATTCTCAACCGTCTGTTTCCATTTTCTGAACTCAAAGATGGTGGTGCTAATATTTTAGTGTTCCCTAATCTGGATGCGGCCAATATCTCTTACAAAATCATTCAGCAGCTTTCTCACGCCGAAGTGGTGGGCCCGCTTTTATTAGGTATGAAAAAACCTTGCAACATTGTTCAGCGCACAGGTCTTGTCGGTGACATTGTCAACGCCCTAGCTCTTGTTGCTCATGACATCACCCAACGTCAGACTCAACCAGAAATCTATGCCCACTGA
- the hflX gene encoding GTPase HflX has protein sequence MPTDHINKNNKPTPDGVIAVGFGLKSQSLERVKLDLIELEQLIEAAGGEVIASVYQHTEKIQPATLIGEGKVQEIKRLASDLSADVVIIDHELSGVQLRNLEKEIGVRVLDRSQLIIDIFAQRAQTHEGKLQVELAQHLDQLPRMVGGWLGSLSRLGAGIGTRGPGEKALEMDRRRIRERIQVIRKQLEKVRKHRKEIRRSRSAAIQVALIGYTNAGKSSLLKALTRSEPLIEDQLFATLDPLTRKMHLDKAPNVILTDTVGFVQKLPTHLIEAFKATLEETSEADILLHVIDLSNPDFEIQIEAVNKLIEEFKWNEKPIIYVFNKKDAAPIEAQFRIKQRPFCVVSAQTEEGIPALKTKIVAEIHSISKEVETFIPYEEEHRIYEITKLGQILEKHPVQTGYNLKIAFPFRNYLIWEKELKAKHQTQAPQTDNFSSEEE, from the coding sequence ATGCCCACTGATCATATCAATAAAAATAATAAACCCACACCTGATGGCGTGATCGCTGTCGGGTTTGGTTTAAAAAGCCAAAGTTTAGAACGTGTAAAATTGGATTTGATTGAATTAGAACAGCTTATCGAGGCTGCTGGGGGCGAAGTCATTGCCTCCGTCTATCAGCACACCGAAAAGATCCAACCAGCTACACTTATTGGTGAAGGCAAAGTACAAGAGATCAAACGTTTGGCTTCTGATCTTTCCGCAGATGTGGTGATCATTGACCACGAACTTTCTGGAGTACAGTTAAGAAACTTAGAAAAAGAAATTGGCGTGCGAGTTTTAGATCGCAGTCAGCTCATCATTGATATCTTTGCTCAACGTGCACAGACTCATGAAGGAAAACTGCAAGTGGAACTGGCTCAACATCTTGATCAATTACCACGTATGGTGGGAGGATGGTTAGGCTCACTTTCCAGACTAGGCGCGGGAATCGGAACTCGGGGCCCAGGGGAAAAGGCTTTGGAGATGGACCGCCGTCGTATTCGCGAACGCATACAAGTCATCCGTAAACAATTAGAAAAAGTCCGAAAGCATCGCAAGGAGATTCGCCGCAGTCGCTCTGCGGCCATACAAGTGGCCTTGATCGGATACACCAATGCTGGGAAAAGCTCTTTGTTAAAGGCGTTGACCCGTTCTGAACCCTTAATTGAAGATCAACTGTTTGCCACCCTTGATCCTTTGACTCGAAAAATGCACTTGGATAAAGCCCCCAATGTGATTCTAACGGATACTGTGGGATTTGTTCAAAAGCTTCCCACTCATCTGATCGAAGCCTTTAAGGCGACTTTGGAAGAGACCAGTGAAGCCGATATTTTGCTGCATGTGATTGATCTTTCAAATCCAGATTTTGAAATTCAGATTGAAGCTGTAAATAAATTGATCGAAGAGTTTAAGTGGAATGAAAAGCCCATCATTTATGTGTTTAATAAAAAAGATGCGGCTCCCATTGAAGCTCAATTTCGAATTAAACAACGTCCTTTCTGCGTGGTGAGTGCTCAAACCGAAGAAGGCATTCCTGCTCTAAAAACCAAAATCGTGGCTGAAATTCATTCAATCAGTAAAGAGGTCGAAACATTTATCCCCTACGAAGAAGAACATCGCATTTACGAAATCACCAAACTAGGACAAATCCTAGAAAAACATCCTGTCCAAACAGGATACAATTTAAAAATCGCTTTCCCCTTTAGAAACTACCTCATCTGGGAAAAAGAACTCAAAGCAAAACACCAAACTCAAGCCCCCCAAACAGACAATTTTTCTTCAGAAGAAGAATAA
- a CDS encoding ACT domain-containing protein, whose protein sequence is MAKEFIVKKTQFDHICQGHAPSQWQELLNAHVEQVILCALGQDEFTPLKIFALGSFGLRKLCPYSDIDLLILGDTERVRRFSEFLEKDLKHLKIRHIPYEKDIDYSLWLKDVNIFDHYSLLYARAFRKEDEGVLERFWQEVQKPHIQENKEQFLKQVLEEKQRRSQRYGNVDGLLQPNIKYGRGGLRDITQALGWLTWWDQGVVLHTTVRQRLLMHYDLLSRLRFTVHMLHDNDYISADMWPEVLKGFAESYAVLELQKKIHKTFNAVKVAGEYIFFSDEFYNSTEQSEFASGLNFSVLDQKLKEDTLSFRDSLELRLGFQPPHVRTLSEIEKSLLFTRLHEKFLGHVTPRMCGLLFDSFLIPQLLPHWDTIAGRPQSGHYHQYTVDQHLLKTLEAVCQIQSKEINMFGLTSMTDTFKPEDWQMLKWVSLFHDLAKGLPGDHSEVGADIVTNEIHCELWSEKFKQDISDMVRYHLVLSKSAFRYDHNDAENLQQLYSKLKSYKFFKLLTVFTAADIMASNPEAWNEWKSDQFYLLSESFRAFINNGQVSTWLDIEGFQILVTLSKKLGESLLKEDLLSLDKDPQGLNIKVIQHEFNIWIRACDRDEGPGVLVKMLNLFFQAGLSIEQAFICGNEKRQVAYNWFRLPLKTSKSAQEIERTLKTLMKRELTASEIKVSFESIKCLSDVDNKWVFLFKGRDQKGLLLRVTQVFAKMNLNILKAQVSTWGESVEDVFVVEQRQDLSLEEALESLRQELMNNYWH, encoded by the coding sequence GTGGCAAAAGAATTTATAGTTAAGAAAACTCAGTTTGATCACATCTGTCAGGGTCATGCTCCCTCACAGTGGCAAGAGCTGCTCAACGCACATGTGGAGCAAGTGATTCTTTGCGCTTTGGGGCAAGACGAGTTTACGCCTTTAAAAATCTTTGCTTTAGGATCTTTTGGTCTTAGAAAGCTATGTCCTTATTCAGACATTGATCTTTTAATTTTAGGGGACACAGAACGTGTGCGGCGGTTTTCAGAATTTTTAGAAAAGGATTTAAAGCACCTTAAAATTCGTCATATCCCCTATGAAAAAGACATAGATTACAGTTTATGGCTTAAGGATGTGAATATCTTTGATCATTATTCTTTACTGTATGCTCGTGCCTTTCGCAAAGAGGATGAGGGAGTGCTTGAGCGCTTCTGGCAAGAGGTTCAAAAACCCCATATTCAAGAGAATAAAGAACAGTTTTTAAAACAAGTTCTAGAAGAAAAGCAGCGGCGTTCTCAAAGATATGGAAATGTGGATGGCCTGCTACAGCCCAATATCAAATATGGTCGAGGCGGACTTAGAGACATCACTCAGGCTTTGGGGTGGCTCACATGGTGGGATCAGGGTGTGGTTTTACATACAACAGTAAGACAACGTCTTTTAATGCACTATGATCTGCTGTCACGGCTTCGGTTTACGGTGCACATGCTTCACGACAATGATTATATCTCTGCGGACATGTGGCCTGAGGTTCTAAAAGGGTTTGCTGAGTCTTATGCAGTCTTAGAGCTGCAAAAAAAGATTCATAAAACTTTTAATGCCGTAAAGGTGGCAGGAGAGTATATCTTTTTTTCTGATGAATTCTATAACAGCACTGAGCAAAGTGAGTTTGCATCGGGGTTAAACTTTTCGGTGTTAGATCAAAAACTGAAAGAGGACACCTTAAGTTTTCGTGACAGTTTGGAATTAAGACTGGGATTTCAGCCTCCCCATGTAAGAACCTTATCCGAGATAGAAAAATCCTTACTTTTTACAAGGCTGCACGAAAAATTCTTAGGACACGTAACTCCTCGTATGTGTGGGTTGCTGTTTGATTCATTTTTGATTCCGCAGTTGCTTCCACATTGGGACACTATCGCGGGGCGTCCACAGTCTGGGCATTATCATCAGTACACTGTGGATCAACACTTATTAAAGACCCTTGAGGCTGTCTGTCAGATTCAAAGTAAAGAGATCAATATGTTTGGACTGACTTCGATGACAGACACTTTTAAGCCTGAAGACTGGCAGATGCTCAAATGGGTGAGTCTGTTCCACGACCTGGCCAAGGGCTTACCTGGGGATCACTCCGAGGTGGGAGCCGACATTGTGACAAACGAAATCCACTGTGAGTTATGGAGTGAAAAGTTCAAGCAGGACATTTCTGATATGGTTCGCTATCATCTTGTGTTGTCTAAGTCTGCCTTTCGTTATGATCACAATGATGCCGAAAACTTGCAGCAGCTTTATAGCAAACTTAAAAGTTATAAGTTCTTTAAACTTCTAACAGTCTTTACAGCTGCCGATATCATGGCCTCTAACCCCGAGGCATGGAATGAATGGAAGTCAGATCAATTTTATCTTTTGTCAGAGTCTTTTCGAGCCTTCATCAACAATGGACAAGTCAGCACATGGCTGGACATTGAAGGCTTTCAAATCCTAGTCACCTTGTCCAAAAAACTAGGAGAGTCTTTGTTAAAAGAAGACCTCTTAAGTTTAGATAAAGATCCTCAGGGCCTAAACATCAAAGTGATTCAACATGAGTTTAATATTTGGATCAGAGCTTGCGATAGGGATGAGGGGCCAGGAGTCTTGGTCAAAATGCTCAATCTGTTTTTCCAAGCGGGCTTATCTATTGAACAGGCCTTTATTTGTGGTAATGAAAAAAGACAAGTGGCCTACAACTGGTTCCGCTTACCCTTAAAGACCTCTAAGTCCGCTCAGGAAATTGAAAGAACACTAAAGACCCTTATGAAAAGAGAACTTACCGCCAGCGAGATCAAGGTTTCCTTTGAAAGCATAAAATGTTTATCTGATGTAGACAATAAATGGGTGTTTTTATTTAAAGGAAGGGATCAAAAAGGACTTTTGTTGCGAGTGACCCAAGTTTTTGCCAAGATGAACTTAAATATTCTCAAAGCCCAAGTCAGCACCTGGGGCGAAAGTGTGGAAGACGTCTTTGTGGTAGAGCAAAGACAAGATTTAAGTTTAGAAGAGGCCTTAGAAAGTCTGCGACAAGAGTTGATGAACAATTATTGGCACTGA
- the mutS gene encoding DNA mismatch repair protein MutS: protein MTSAETSKKLTPLMQQYWEIKDLHPDEILLFRMGDFYEIFYEDAIKAAPIVGLTLTSRNKKSGDETPMCGFPHHSVAGPLQKLLEAGHRVAICDQVEDPALAKGLVKRAVTRRLSPGMVFDPDTLDQMQGHYMMAVDEDHLAFLDATTGEAFYYKNDGDLNYYFEALNVVEVIVSDKDIFQKLEAPKKVCLTLFDKVKNPKQPATQTLLDYVRYTQGEEALPQFEKFKYIQRSAFLNISGRVFKHLEVFKNYEGDNTGSLFSAIQRTCTPAGARKLKQWLRTPLVMQDEIERRLEQVTLWKRDYFKLKNLRAILSELGDLERRVVKIASPSCNPKDLLRLAESLNTVRRLSMLVPLDATQVQKVLDAEALIGQAIKEDVPALLQAGGFIRKGYKPELDAVLELADETQSLISKMEQAEKQATGISSLKIRYNSVFGFYIEVTKTHSEKVPSHYIRKQTLTQSERYTTEELQGLEEKVLSAKSKKIELELQEFVDIKQRLIADSKDFLNLCHHLSELDVLSSFAWLAVERNYCLPQFNDTGRMEIYESRHPVVEQSSEVSFRPNTIMIDPGHGLLITGPNMAGKSTIMRQVALTVILAQVGSYVPATEASLPVFEQIFTRIGASDSLSQGLSTFMVEMTETAELLKLADAKSLVILDEIGRGTSTYDGLSLAQAILENLLVKKCTFMFSTHYQELVALDQDFKHLKNVHMGAIRQDDKIIFQYVLKSGPAEQSYGIDVAKLAGVPGSVTRRAGTLLKLYESQRKNSLGSQTSFNMDTMVEEGKDQSEDPSPTLDPKALEVLEGIRNYPTQQVTPLEALNEIAKWQKNL, encoded by the coding sequence ATGACAAGTGCCGAAACATCTAAAAAGCTGACCCCTTTAATGCAACAGTATTGGGAGATCAAAGACCTCCACCCTGACGAAATTCTTTTATTTCGTATGGGAGATTTTTATGAAATCTTTTATGAGGATGCCATCAAGGCCGCCCCTATTGTGGGACTGACTTTGACCTCAAGAAATAAAAAATCAGGGGACGAAACTCCGATGTGTGGGTTCCCTCATCATAGCGTGGCGGGACCTTTACAAAAGCTTTTAGAGGCGGGGCATAGGGTAGCGATCTGTGATCAGGTGGAAGACCCTGCTTTGGCGAAGGGATTAGTAAAACGTGCAGTCACTCGTCGTCTAAGCCCAGGTATGGTCTTTGACCCCGACACTTTAGATCAAATGCAAGGCCATTATATGATGGCTGTGGATGAAGACCACTTGGCATTTTTAGATGCCACTACAGGAGAAGCTTTTTATTATAAAAACGACGGTGATTTAAATTACTATTTTGAAGCTTTAAACGTAGTGGAAGTGATTGTTAGCGACAAAGACATCTTTCAAAAGTTAGAGGCTCCTAAAAAAGTATGTCTGACTTTGTTTGATAAGGTGAAAAATCCTAAGCAGCCTGCAACCCAAACTCTTTTGGATTATGTCAGGTACACTCAAGGTGAGGAGGCGTTGCCTCAGTTTGAAAAGTTCAAGTACATTCAACGAAGTGCTTTCCTAAATATTTCAGGACGAGTTTTTAAACATCTAGAAGTGTTTAAAAATTACGAAGGGGACAATACAGGCAGCCTTTTTTCTGCCATTCAAAGAACCTGCACGCCTGCAGGAGCTAGAAAGCTCAAGCAGTGGTTGCGTACCCCCTTGGTCATGCAAGACGAGATTGAACGCCGTTTAGAGCAAGTCACCTTGTGGAAGCGAGATTATTTTAAACTTAAAAACTTAAGAGCCATCCTTTCTGAACTTGGAGACTTAGAACGTAGAGTGGTTAAGATCGCAAGTCCTAGTTGCAATCCCAAAGACCTTTTAAGACTGGCAGAAAGTTTAAACACAGTTCGTAGACTGTCTATGCTTGTGCCTTTAGATGCCACGCAAGTGCAAAAGGTCCTTGATGCCGAAGCTCTTATAGGCCAGGCGATTAAAGAAGATGTGCCTGCCTTGTTACAAGCAGGTGGTTTTATCCGCAAAGGGTATAAGCCTGAACTGGATGCGGTGTTAGAGCTTGCGGATGAAACCCAAAGTCTGATCTCTAAAATGGAACAGGCCGAAAAGCAGGCCACAGGCATTTCTAGTTTAAAGATCAGATACAACAGTGTATTTGGATTTTATATTGAGGTGACCAAAACCCATTCGGAAAAAGTGCCTTCGCATTACATTCGTAAACAGACATTAACCCAATCTGAAAGATACACCACAGAAGAACTGCAAGGTTTAGAAGAAAAAGTGTTATCAGCAAAATCTAAAAAGATTGAACTGGAACTGCAAGAGTTTGTGGATATAAAACAACGTTTGATTGCGGACTCCAAAGACTTTTTGAATTTATGTCACCACCTTTCAGAGTTAGATGTCTTGTCGTCTTTTGCGTGGCTTGCGGTAGAAAGAAATTACTGTCTGCCTCAATTTAATGATACGGGACGAATGGAGATCTACGAATCTAGGCATCCTGTGGTGGAACAAAGCAGTGAAGTGAGCTTTCGTCCTAATACCATCATGATTGACCCAGGTCATGGACTTTTAATCACGGGTCCCAATATGGCGGGGAAGTCGACCATCATGCGACAGGTGGCACTGACTGTGATTCTTGCACAAGTGGGGTCTTATGTTCCTGCAACTGAAGCGAGCCTTCCTGTTTTTGAACAGATATTTACGCGCATTGGGGCTTCAGACTCTTTAAGCCAAGGGCTATCTACCTTTATGGTGGAGATGACTGAAACTGCAGAGCTGTTAAAATTAGCTGATGCCAAAAGTCTTGTGATTTTAGATGAGATTGGACGTGGGACAAGTACCTATGATGGTTTAAGTTTGGCGCAAGCTATTCTTGAAAACCTACTTGTTAAAAAATGCACCTTTATGTTCTCTACCCATTACCAAGAGCTTGTGGCTTTGGATCAAGACTTTAAACATCTTAAGAATGTGCACATGGGAGCGATCAGGCAGGATGACAAGATCATCTTTCAGTATGTGCTTAAGTCTGGACCCGCCGAACAGTCTTACGGAATTGATGTGGCCAAGCTCGCGGGTGTTCCTGGAAGTGTCACACGAAGAGCGGGAACTCTACTTAAGCTTTATGAATCTCAACGAAAGAACTCTTTAGGTTCTCAAACCTCATTTAATATGGATACAATGGTAGAAGAAGGGAAAGATCAAAGTGAAGACCCCAGTCCCACTTTAGATCCCAAAGCCTTGGAAGTGTTAGAGGGTATAAGAAACTACCCCACACAACAAGTGACCCCTCTTGAGGCATTAAATGAGATCGCAAAGTGGCAAAAGAATTTATAG
- a CDS encoding ceramidase produces MTDFIVSYCERTDWGLWQEPINLISNFAFIVAFFALVYQIRQFKKVSRIYYFFVSWVLVIGLGSISFHLLATPLAMWLDVVPIFSFIIVYLIWANKRILNRPLWLNLLIVVAFVSLTLLMDMKFKHIAAGTFSYLPAWLFLFIFTMKVWFTFPSVFLRHHFLKALNIFSLALFFRCVDIPLCHFIPFGTHFMWHILNAILLYYLCMIVDLVETYSTPNQLIAEGSGQPSA; encoded by the coding sequence ATGACAGATTTTATTGTCTCCTATTGTGAAAGAACAGATTGGGGATTATGGCAAGAGCCCATCAATCTCATCAGTAACTTTGCTTTTATCGTGGCTTTCTTTGCCCTTGTTTATCAAATTCGCCAATTCAAAAAAGTCTCACGCATCTATTATTTTTTCGTCTCGTGGGTTTTAGTGATTGGTTTAGGCAGTATCAGTTTTCATTTGCTTGCCACACCTCTGGCCATGTGGCTGGATGTGGTTCCTATTTTTAGTTTTATTATTGTTTATCTGATATGGGCCAATAAACGTATTTTAAACCGACCTTTGTGGCTCAATCTGCTGATTGTGGTGGCTTTTGTCTCTCTTACCCTACTGATGGATATGAAGTTTAAACATATTGCCGCAGGAACCTTTAGCTACTTACCTGCTTGGTTATTTTTATTCATCTTTACCATGAAGGTGTGGTTTACTTTTCCTTCAGTGTTTTTAAGACATCACTTTTTAAAAGCCTTAAACATATTTTCATTAGCTTTATTTTTCAGATGCGTAGACATTCCACTGTGTCACTTCATTCCCTTTGGAACACACTTCATGTGGCATATTCTTAACGCCATCTTGCTCTACTATCTGTGTATGATTGTAGACCTTGTGGAAACTTACTCGACACCCAACCAACTGATTGCCGAAGGTTCAGGCCAACCCTCAGCGTGA